A genomic region of Magnolia sinica isolate HGM2019 chromosome 6, MsV1, whole genome shotgun sequence contains the following coding sequences:
- the LOC131248619 gene encoding uncharacterized protein LOC131248619, producing MLAAWPPTRLPLCPMQKKTLPHRALVVVYAKIRRRRRPSPQIQYDDDESEEVGDLGLTLLTALKSETRLEEESLLEVRRSDSSRREEKKAGASLKGSDVLFALQKAAVQKATSRKGKKGMKGKPSREGRAEDSVGDYSDVRPLHIRSDWGVRLDEMETMLEELLNEEERLR from the coding sequence aTGCTCGCAGCCTGGCCTCCTACGAGGCTGCCCCTCTGCCCAATGCAGAAAAAAACCCTCCCCCATCGCGCGTTGGTTGTGGTCTATGCTAAGATACGCAGGAGGCGACGCCCTTCGCCCCAAATCCAATACGACGATGACGAATCGGAGGAGGTAGGCGACCTAGGCCTAACCCTCCTTACGGCTCTGAAATCCGAGACGCGGCTCGAGGAAGAATCGCTTCTGGAGGTACGCCGGTCAGATTCTTCaagaagggaagagaagaaggcAGGGGCGTCGCTGAAAGGCTCGGATGTGCTCTTTGCTTTGCAGAAAGCAGCTGTGCAGAAGGCGACTAGCAGAAAGGGAAAGAAGGGGATGAAGGGAAAGCCGAGTAGGGAAGGAAGGGCCGAGGACAGTGTTGGGGACTACAGCGATGTACGGCCCTTGCATATAAGGAGCGATTGGGGGGTTCGGTTGGATGAGATGGAAACGATGCTGGAAGAGCTGCTCAATGAAGAAGAGCGGCTTAGATGA